In Sodalis ligni, a single genomic region encodes these proteins:
- a CDS encoding AraC family transcriptional regulator encodes MTENHSICTRLSIRAMELLQQKNRVTIPYVRLLFTDTYCARTPVMYEPGIIILFQGRKTGYLGNKVFDYNASKYLLLSVPLPFECETFASAQEPLVGLAIGVDTLMLQDLIISMGDDAQFRPVTARSSGINAAPLTEELFCAAERLLDIMDKPMDARVLGPNIVREIIYYLLQDVCGDALFALANRQTHFNQIAKILKKIERQFADNLTIEQLAADVNMSLSAFHHNFKAVTSTSPLQYLKTYRLHKARVLMLHDGLNAGTAAMRVGYESPSQFSREFKRYFGVSPREDVARIRTPGSGSAMQI; translated from the coding sequence ATGACAGAGAACCACTCCATTTGTACCCGGTTATCGATACGCGCCATGGAGTTGCTGCAGCAGAAAAACCGGGTAACCATACCCTATGTCAGGCTGCTGTTTACCGATACCTATTGTGCCCGTACGCCGGTTATGTATGAGCCGGGCATTATCATTCTTTTCCAGGGGCGAAAAACCGGCTATCTCGGCAACAAGGTCTTTGACTATAACGCCAGCAAATATTTATTGCTGAGCGTGCCGCTGCCGTTTGAATGCGAAACCTTTGCCTCGGCGCAAGAACCTCTGGTGGGGTTGGCGATTGGCGTGGATACCCTGATGCTGCAGGATCTGATTATCTCCATGGGAGATGACGCGCAGTTCCGGCCGGTAACCGCCCGCTCCAGCGGCATCAATGCGGCGCCCTTGACCGAGGAGCTGTTCTGCGCCGCGGAACGCCTGCTGGATATTATGGATAAGCCCATGGATGCAAGAGTGCTGGGGCCGAATATCGTGCGGGAAATCATCTATTATCTGCTGCAGGACGTCTGCGGCGATGCGCTGTTTGCGCTGGCGAACCGGCAAACGCATTTCAATCAGATCGCCAAGATACTTAAAAAAATAGAAAGGCAGTTCGCCGATAACCTGACCATTGAACAGCTGGCCGCCGACGTCAACATGAGCCTGTCGGCTTTTCATCATAATTTCAAGGCGGTGACCAGCACCTCGCCGCTGCAGTATCTTAAAACCTATCGGCTGCATAAGGCGCGGGTGTTGATGCTGCATGACGGTTTGAATGCCGGCACCGCCGCCATGCGGGTGGGGTATGAAAGCCCGTCGCAGTTCAGCCGGGAATTCAAACGCTACTTCGGCGTTTCCCCCAGGGAAGACGTGGCGCGAATTCGAACTCCCGGCTCCGGTTCGGCTATGCAGATTTAA
- a CDS encoding 1-acylglycerol-3-phosphate O-acyltransferase, translating to MLAIIRTILVIVLSACICVFGLIYCLFSPRNPRHVATFGHMFGRLAPLLGLKVEIRCPSSTTTRQNCIYIANHQNNYDMVTAASAVQPRTVTVGKKSLLWIPLFGQLYWLAGNLLIDRENRSKAHGTINEVVRQIKKKNISIWMFPEGTRSRGRGLMPFKTGAFHAAIAAGVPIVPICVSNTSNKIKLNRWSNGLVIVEVMPPVDTAAYSRDKVRVLTEDCRNIMAAKLAELNAEVAEREARIK from the coding sequence ATGTTAGCGATTATTCGCACAATTCTGGTGATAGTGCTGTCTGCTTGTATCTGCGTCTTTGGGTTGATTTATTGTCTTTTCAGTCCGCGAAATCCTCGCCATGTCGCTACCTTCGGCCATATGTTCGGCCGCCTGGCGCCGCTTTTGGGGCTGAAGGTGGAGATACGTTGTCCTTCATCCACGACGACCCGGCAAAACTGCATTTATATTGCTAATCATCAAAATAATTATGATATGGTGACCGCCGCGAGCGCTGTGCAGCCCAGAACGGTTACGGTGGGGAAAAAAAGCCTGCTGTGGATACCCTTATTCGGCCAGCTGTATTGGCTGGCGGGCAATTTATTGATAGATAGGGAAAATCGTTCCAAGGCGCATGGTACTATCAACGAAGTCGTTCGCCAAATCAAAAAGAAAAATATCTCCATCTGGATGTTTCCGGAAGGGACCCGGAGCCGGGGCCGGGGGCTGATGCCGTTCAAAACCGGCGCTTTCCATGCGGCCATCGCCGCCGGAGTGCCGATTGTGCCGATTTGCGTGTCTAACACCTCCAATAAAATCAAGCTTAATCGCTGGTCGAACGGGCTGGTCATTGTTGAAGTCATGCCGCCGGTGGATACCGCAGCCTACAGCCGCGATAAGGTGCGGGTGCTGACGGAAGATTGCCGCAACATCATGGCGGCCAAGCTGGCGGAACTGAATGCGGAAGTGGCTGAGCGCGAAGCGCGGATAAAATAG
- the metC gene encoding cystathionine beta-lyase, whose product MTVKKIETALIAAGRDKKFTQGSVNAVIQRASSLVFDSVQAKKHATEQRANGELFYGRRGTLTHFSLQQAMVELEGGAGCALYPCGAAAVTNSILSFVSAGDHVLVTGSVYEPTTDFCRHILGKLNVATTWFDPMIGAGIADLIQENTRVVFLESPGSITMEVQDIPAIVRAVRSVNPQIVIMLDNTWAAGILLPALALGVDISIQAGTKYIIGHSDAMLGTAVANARCWDQLREQSYLMGQMADADTAYMAARGLRTLGVRLKQHEANGLRVARWLAERTEVATVNHPALPGSRGHEFFLRDFKGASGLFSFILTKRLSQRQLEHYLDHFEHFSMAYSWGGFESLILANQPEEIAAIRPAGGVDFTGTLVRVHIGLENVDDLIADLEAGFVRIGEVG is encoded by the coding sequence ATGACGGTTAAGAAAATTGAAACGGCGCTGATCGCTGCCGGGAGAGATAAAAAATTCACCCAGGGCTCGGTCAATGCGGTCATTCAACGGGCTTCCTCGTTGGTTTTTGATTCGGTTCAGGCCAAAAAGCACGCTACCGAGCAGCGGGCGAACGGGGAACTGTTTTACGGCCGGCGGGGTACCCTGACCCATTTCTCATTGCAACAAGCCATGGTGGAACTGGAAGGCGGAGCAGGCTGCGCTCTGTATCCTTGCGGAGCCGCCGCCGTAACCAATTCCATCCTCTCTTTCGTTTCCGCCGGGGATCATGTTTTGGTTACCGGATCCGTTTATGAACCCACCACGGATTTTTGCCGGCATATTCTCGGCAAGCTGAATGTCGCCACCACCTGGTTTGACCCGATGATAGGCGCCGGCATAGCGGATCTTATCCAGGAAAACACCCGCGTGGTGTTTTTGGAATCGCCGGGATCCATCACCATGGAGGTGCAGGACATTCCGGCCATCGTGCGGGCAGTGCGATCCGTTAATCCCCAGATTGTGATTATGCTGGATAACACCTGGGCCGCGGGTATTCTCTTGCCGGCGCTGGCGCTGGGCGTGGATATCTCCATCCAGGCCGGTACGAAGTATATTATCGGCCACTCCGACGCCATGCTGGGCACCGCGGTAGCCAACGCCCGCTGCTGGGATCAGTTGCGCGAGCAATCCTATCTGATGGGTCAAATGGCGGATGCCGATACGGCATATATGGCCGCCCGTGGTCTGCGGACGCTGGGCGTCCGGCTTAAACAGCACGAGGCAAACGGCCTGCGGGTGGCGCGTTGGCTGGCCGAACGCACTGAAGTGGCGACGGTAAATCATCCGGCCCTGCCCGGCAGCCGGGGACATGAATTCTTCCTGCGGGATTTCAAGGGCGCCAGCGGGCTGTTTTCCTTTATTTTGACAAAGAGGCTGAGCCAGCGGCAGCTTGAACACTACCTCGATCATTTCGAACATTTCAGCATGGCTTACTCGTGGGGAGGGTTTGAATCCTTGATACTGGCCAATCAGCCCGAAGAGATCGCGGCCATACGGCCGGCCGGCGGGGTGGATTTCACCGGGACCCTGGTGAGGGTTCATATCGGTCTGGAGAATGTCGATGACCTTATCGCCGATCTGGAAGCCGGTTTTGTACGGATCGGGGAGGTTGGGTAA
- the exbD gene encoding TonB system transport protein ExbD: MAMHLNEDIDGDGEMHDINVTPFIDVMLVLLIIFMVAAPLATVDIRVNLPNSTALAQPRPVKPVYLSVKADKQLFIGDRAVDMNTLADALNLQTQGNKDTTIFFQADKQVDYETMMSVMDGLRKAGYFKVGLVGMETPGQ, from the coding sequence ATGGCGATGCATTTGAATGAAGACATCGATGGCGACGGCGAAATGCATGATATCAACGTGACGCCTTTCATTGACGTCATGCTGGTGCTGCTGATTATTTTCATGGTGGCCGCCCCGTTGGCAACGGTGGATATCCGGGTGAATTTGCCGAATTCCACCGCTTTGGCCCAGCCCCGGCCGGTAAAGCCGGTTTATTTGTCGGTCAAAGCGGATAAACAGCTATTCATCGGCGATCGGGCGGTGGATATGAATACGCTGGCAGACGCCCTTAACCTCCAGACCCAGGGTAATAAAGACACCACCATCTTTTTTCAGGCCGATAAACAGGTGGATTATGAAACCATGATGTCGGTGATGGACGGTTTGCGCAAGGCGGGCTATTTCAAAGTGGGCCTGGTGGGCATGGAAACCCCCGGACAATAG
- the parC gene encoding DNA topoisomerase IV subunit A, with amino-acid sequence MSDLAHDGAERLALHKFTENAYLNYSMYVIMDRALPFIGDGLKPVQRRIVYAMSELGLNANAKYKKSARTVGDVLGKYHPHGDSACYEAMVLMAQPFSYRYPLVDGQGNWGAPDDPKSFAAMRYTESRLSKYAELLLSELGQGTVDYAPNFDGTLQEPKTLPARLPNILLNGTTGIAVGMATDIPPHNVAEVGAAIIELLNNPAATLEDLLNHVKGPDFPTDAEIITPRDEILKIYQSGRGSVRMRALWHMEDGDAVITALPHQVSGAKVLEQIAGQMRAKKLPMVEDLRDESDHENPTRLVVVPRSNRIDLEQVMNHLFATTDLERSYRINMNMIGLDARPAVKNLLEILTEWLVYRRNTVRRRLNFRLEKVLRRLHILEGLLVAYLNLDEVIRIIRTEDEPKQVLMQAFALSDTQADAILELKLRHLAKLEEMKIRGEQAELEKEREKLQGILASERKLSNLLKKEIETDVAAYGDPRRSPLVARDEAKALSEHELVPSEPVTIVLSTMGWVRSAKGHDIDPGALNYKSGDTFLSAARGISNQPVVFIDSTGRSYALDPSSLPSARGQGEPLTGKLTLPPGATVDRMLTAPSDQKLLLASDAGYGFLCTFEDLVARNRAGKAMLTLPENAKVMAPLWVNDAVDSLLLVITEAGRILLFPVGDLPLLSKGKGNKIISIAAADAASGKDRMAWLLLLSTKASVTFFVGKRKLTLRPEDLQKYRAERGRKGTLLPRGLQRIDRIELDDPLAAALSPEGDAPDR; translated from the coding sequence ATGAGTGATTTGGCTCATGACGGCGCGGAACGCCTGGCGCTGCATAAATTCACCGAAAATGCGTACCTTAACTACTCCATGTACGTCATCATGGATCGCGCATTACCCTTTATCGGCGACGGGCTGAAGCCGGTACAGCGCCGTATCGTCTATGCGATGTCGGAACTGGGATTAAACGCCAACGCGAAATACAAAAAGTCCGCCCGTACCGTCGGCGACGTCTTGGGTAAGTATCATCCCCACGGCGACAGCGCCTGCTACGAAGCCATGGTGCTGATGGCCCAGCCTTTTTCCTACCGCTATCCGCTGGTGGACGGCCAGGGTAACTGGGGGGCGCCGGATGACCCGAAATCCTTCGCCGCCATGCGGTATACCGAGTCCCGCCTTTCCAAGTACGCGGAGCTGCTGCTGAGCGAACTGGGGCAGGGGACGGTGGATTATGCCCCTAATTTCGACGGGACGCTGCAAGAGCCGAAAACGCTGCCGGCGCGGTTGCCCAACATTCTGTTGAACGGCACCACCGGCATTGCCGTCGGTATGGCCACCGACATTCCGCCCCATAATGTCGCCGAGGTGGGCGCCGCCATCATCGAGCTGCTGAATAATCCCGCTGCCACCCTGGAAGACTTGCTTAATCATGTGAAGGGGCCGGATTTCCCCACCGATGCGGAAATCATTACCCCCCGCGATGAAATCCTCAAAATATACCAAAGCGGGCGCGGATCGGTGCGCATGCGCGCCTTATGGCATATGGAGGATGGCGATGCCGTTATCACCGCATTGCCTCACCAGGTGTCAGGGGCGAAAGTGCTGGAACAGATCGCCGGCCAGATGCGCGCAAAAAAACTGCCGATGGTGGAGGATCTGCGGGATGAATCGGATCATGAAAACCCCACCCGGCTGGTGGTGGTGCCCCGATCGAACCGCATCGATCTGGAACAGGTCATGAATCATCTGTTCGCCACCACCGATTTGGAGCGCAGCTATCGTATCAATATGAATATGATCGGCCTGGATGCCAGGCCGGCGGTGAAGAACCTGCTGGAAATTCTCACCGAATGGCTGGTTTACCGCCGGAATACGGTCCGGCGCCGCCTGAACTTCCGGCTGGAAAAAGTGCTGCGCCGCCTGCATATTCTCGAAGGGCTGCTGGTGGCCTATCTCAACCTTGACGAGGTGATCCGCATCATCCGTACCGAGGATGAGCCCAAGCAGGTGTTAATGCAGGCTTTCGCGCTGAGCGATACCCAGGCCGACGCCATTCTGGAATTGAAACTGCGTCATTTGGCCAAGCTCGAAGAGATGAAAATCCGCGGTGAACAGGCGGAGCTGGAGAAAGAGCGTGAAAAGCTCCAGGGCATTCTCGCCTCTGAACGCAAGCTCAGCAATCTGCTGAAAAAAGAAATCGAGACGGATGTCGCCGCCTATGGCGATCCCCGTCGTTCGCCTCTGGTGGCGAGAGATGAAGCCAAGGCCCTCAGCGAGCATGAACTGGTTCCCTCCGAGCCGGTAACCATTGTCCTCTCCACCATGGGGTGGGTGCGCAGCGCCAAAGGCCATGATATCGACCCGGGCGCGTTGAACTACAAATCCGGCGACACCTTCCTCTCCGCCGCGCGGGGCATCAGCAATCAGCCGGTGGTCTTTATTGATTCCACCGGCCGCAGCTATGCATTAGATCCCTCCTCCCTGCCTTCGGCCCGGGGACAGGGCGAACCCTTAACCGGCAAACTCACCCTGCCGCCGGGGGCGACCGTCGACCGGATGCTGACCGCCCCCAGCGATCAAAAACTGCTGCTGGCCTCGGACGCGGGTTATGGGTTCTTGTGTACCTTCGAAGACCTGGTCGCCCGGAACCGGGCCGGCAAGGCCATGCTGACCCTGCCGGAAAACGCCAAAGTCATGGCGCCGCTTTGGGTTAACGACGCTGTCGATTCCCTATTGCTGGTGATAACCGAGGCCGGCCGGATACTGTTATTCCCGGTGGGGGATTTGCCGCTGCTCTCCAAAGGCAAGGGCAATAAAATCATTTCCATTGCGGCGGCGGACGCGGCGTCGGGCAAGGATCGTATGGCCTGGCTGCTGTTGCTTTCCACCAAGGCGTCGGTGACCTTCTTTGTCGGTAAACGCAAACTCACTCTGCGTCCCGAGGATTTACAGAAATACCGTGCCGAACGCGGCCGTAAAGGCACCCTGCTGCCTCGCGGCCTGCAGCGTATCGATCGCATTGAGCTGGATGATCCGTTAGCGGCTGCTCTCTCCCCGGAAGGGGATGCGCCGGATCGCTGA
- a CDS encoding SDR family oxidoreductase produces the protein MAESDQYKMQNPLTQYPAGEFPKQQQSSPGLQSEMGPVPDCGESTYRGSGRLTGRKALITGGDSGIGRAVAIAFAREGADIALSYHPDEQKDADQVAELIKEAGRNLVMLPGDLSDESVNIKTVENALNQLGGLDILAIVAGKQTAVDDIAELTTEQFRKTFETNVFSLFWITKAAVPHMPAGASIITTSSIQAYQPSPSLLDYASTKAAILTYTRALAKQVISKGIRVNSVAPGPIWTALQVTGGQPVEKLPHFGSQTPMGRAGQPAELAPVYVYLASQESSYVTAEVHGVTGGNHLG, from the coding sequence CCTAAACAACAACAGTCATCGCCGGGTCTGCAATCGGAGATGGGGCCGGTTCCGGATTGCGGCGAGAGCACCTATCGGGGCAGCGGCCGGCTGACGGGGCGCAAGGCGCTGATCACGGGGGGCGACTCCGGTATCGGCCGCGCAGTGGCTATCGCTTTTGCCCGTGAAGGCGCGGATATTGCCCTCTCTTATCATCCGGATGAACAAAAAGATGCCGATCAGGTCGCGGAGCTGATTAAAGAGGCCGGCCGAAACCTGGTGATGTTGCCGGGAGATTTAAGCGATGAGTCCGTCAACATCAAAACGGTGGAAAACGCGCTCAATCAGCTCGGAGGCCTGGATATTTTGGCGATAGTGGCCGGTAAGCAAACCGCGGTCGATGATATTGCCGAACTGACCACCGAGCAATTTCGCAAGACGTTTGAAACCAACGTCTTCTCGCTGTTCTGGATAACCAAAGCCGCAGTGCCCCATATGCCGGCGGGCGCCTCAATCATTACCACCTCGTCCATTCAGGCATACCAGCCCAGTCCTTCCCTGCTGGATTACGCTTCCACCAAAGCCGCCATCCTCACCTATACCCGCGCGTTGGCAAAGCAGGTTATCTCAAAGGGGATAAGGGTAAACAGCGTCGCCCCCGGCCCCATCTGGACCGCGCTGCAGGTTACCGGCGGCCAGCCCGTTGAAAAACTCCCCCATTTCGGTTCGCAGACGCCGATGGGACGTGCCGGACAGCCCGCCGAACTGGCGCCGGTCTATGTCTATCTGGCATCCCAGGAATCCAGTTATGTCACCGCTGAAGTACACGGCGTGACCGGCGGCAACCATTTAGGTTAA
- the exbB gene encoding tol-pal system-associated acyl-CoA thioesterase produces MKTAVMTIIQDLSFKARRCAGPLPAILRGLAAASLFSCALSAAAPPQAAAQDPGAQNVQQAPSQDAALDQNIQRTPAFSGPLSTDMGSAQQLAQMDLSVWGMYRHADVVVKTVLVGLLIASIITWALFFGKGIELMSAKRRLRYELRTLKNVRSLDEAIETVAAFRTEGVSSRLVAEVQNELDLSAGTNDSAGIKERAAFRLERRVGAASRMMGKGNGFLATIGAISPFIGLFGTVWGIMNSFIGIAHTQTTNLAVVAPGIAEALLATAVGLFAAIPAVVIYNIFARTIAGYKAMVGDSAAQILLLLGRDLDLAAGAGNREHKAVAKLRLG; encoded by the coding sequence GTGAAGACGGCTGTCATGACGATTATCCAGGACCTATCCTTTAAGGCTCGGCGATGCGCCGGCCCGCTGCCTGCGATCCTGCGCGGCCTGGCGGCGGCGTCACTATTTTCATGTGCATTAAGCGCCGCCGCGCCGCCGCAGGCCGCCGCCCAAGACCCCGGCGCCCAAAATGTTCAACAGGCGCCGTCCCAAGATGCCGCCCTGGACCAAAACATTCAGCGGACCCCCGCGTTTTCCGGACCGCTAAGTACCGATATGGGTTCGGCCCAGCAGCTTGCCCAAATGGATCTGTCGGTATGGGGAATGTACCGGCATGCCGATGTGGTGGTGAAAACCGTGCTGGTCGGTCTGCTGATAGCATCGATTATCACCTGGGCGCTTTTCTTCGGCAAAGGTATCGAACTGATGTCGGCCAAACGGCGTCTGCGTTATGAATTGAGAACGTTAAAAAACGTGCGCAGTCTGGATGAGGCGATTGAAACCGTTGCCGCATTTCGGACCGAAGGCGTCAGCTCCCGTCTGGTGGCCGAAGTGCAAAATGAACTGGATTTATCCGCTGGAACCAACGATAGCGCAGGCATCAAGGAGCGCGCCGCTTTTCGATTGGAACGGCGGGTGGGGGCTGCCAGCCGGATGATGGGCAAAGGCAACGGATTTTTAGCCACTATCGGCGCCATATCCCCCTTTATCGGCCTGTTTGGTACGGTATGGGGCATAATGAACAGTTTTATCGGCATAGCACATACTCAAACCACCAACCTGGCGGTGGTGGCGCCGGGTATAGCCGAAGCATTACTGGCAACGGCCGTGGGTTTATTCGCCGCCATTCCGGCGGTGGTGATTTACAATATCTTTGCCCGCACCATTGCCGGCTATAAGGCCATGGTAGGGGACAGTGCGGCGCAAATTCTCCTGCTGCTGGGGCGCGATCTGGATTTGGCCGCCGGCGCCGGCAACCGCGAACACAAAGCCGTTGCAAAGCTTCGGTTAGGGTAG
- the dkgA gene encoding 2,5-didehydrogluconate reductase DkgA — protein sequence MATQPTVTFHDGQTMPQFGLGVWQASNEEALSSVREALKLGYRSIDTAAIYRNEVGVGQGIKAAALPREELFITTKLWNADQSAAPKAMEESLKKLQLDYVDLYLMHWPAPAQDTYVRAWRDMVKLKEEGLAKSIGVCNFHAPHLQRLFDETGVVPVINQIELHPLLQQRELSKFNAAHDIITEAWSPLAQGGKGVFDQPIIRQLAEKYGKTPAQIVIRWHLDSQRVVIPKSVTPARIKENAEVFDFKLEQSELDAIGRLDSGKRLGPNPDTFVKP from the coding sequence ATGGCAACGCAACCTACAGTGACTTTTCATGATGGGCAGACCATGCCGCAGTTTGGCTTAGGCGTTTGGCAGGCCAGTAACGAAGAGGCCTTATCCTCGGTCCGGGAAGCATTAAAACTGGGTTATCGCTCCATTGATACCGCCGCCATTTACCGTAATGAAGTGGGCGTAGGGCAAGGGATCAAAGCCGCCGCGCTTCCCCGCGAGGAGCTGTTTATCACCACCAAACTTTGGAACGCGGACCAAAGCGCCGCGCCTAAAGCCATGGAAGAGAGCCTGAAAAAACTCCAGCTTGATTACGTTGACCTCTATCTGATGCACTGGCCGGCGCCGGCGCAGGACACCTATGTCCGGGCCTGGCGGGATATGGTCAAGCTAAAGGAAGAGGGGCTGGCCAAAAGCATAGGGGTGTGTAACTTCCATGCCCCCCATCTGCAACGGCTGTTTGATGAAACCGGCGTGGTTCCGGTTATCAACCAGATCGAACTCCATCCGTTGCTGCAACAGCGCGAACTAAGCAAGTTCAACGCTGCCCATGACATTATCACCGAGGCCTGGAGCCCGCTGGCCCAAGGCGGGAAAGGGGTGTTTGATCAGCCGATTATTCGCCAGCTGGCGGAAAAATATGGCAAGACCCCGGCGCAGATCGTTATCCGTTGGCATCTGGATTCCCAGCGTGTAGTGATCCCGAAATCCGTCACCCCGGCGCGTATCAAGGAAAATGCCGAGGTTTTCGATTTCAAGCTGGAACAAAGCGAACTGGACGCCATCGGGCGGTTGGATAGCGGCAAACGCCTGGGGCCGAACCCGGATACCTTTGTTAAACCCTAA
- the ftsP gene encoding cell division protein FtsP: MSLSRRQFIQASGIALCSGAIPLRAGASGQPAALPVPPLLESRRGQPLFLTLQQAHWEFIPGRRTATWGINGGYLGPTVRVYNGDDVKLIYNNRLNEPVAMTVSGLQVPGSLMGGAPRMMSPNVDWSPVLPIRQPAATCWYHANTPNRMAQHVYNGLAGLWLVEDEVSKGLPLPNHYGVDDFPVIIQDKRLDNFGAPVYDPPSSGGFLGDTLLTNGVQSPFLEVSRGWVRLRLINASNARSYRLQLSDGRSMQVVAGDQGFLPAPVAVTQLSLVPGERREILIDMSKGEEVSITVGAAAGLMDRVRGFFEPSTILISTVVLTLKPTGLLPLVTDNLPMRLLPDQFVDGNISRTREFRLGGSLPGINGALWDMNRTDFQALQGSFERWIIYADTPQPFHIQGVAFLIKRVNGNAPLPEDQGWKDTVWVETEIELMVWYPQVSSDHFPFMYYNQVLELADRGCAGQFTVQTSS; this comes from the coding sequence ATGTCACTCAGTCGACGTCAGTTCATTCAGGCTTCGGGCATTGCGCTTTGTTCCGGCGCCATACCGCTGAGGGCAGGGGCCTCCGGACAGCCGGCCGCCTTACCGGTGCCGCCGTTGCTGGAGTCCCGTCGCGGCCAGCCGCTGTTTTTGACCCTGCAGCAGGCGCATTGGGAATTTATCCCCGGCCGCAGGACGGCGACCTGGGGCATCAACGGCGGTTATCTGGGGCCGACGGTGCGGGTTTATAACGGCGACGACGTCAAGCTTATCTATAACAACCGCCTCAACGAGCCGGTGGCCATGACCGTCAGCGGCCTGCAGGTGCCCGGTTCACTGATGGGCGGGGCGCCCCGCATGATGTCCCCCAATGTCGACTGGTCCCCGGTATTGCCTATCCGCCAGCCGGCGGCAACCTGCTGGTATCATGCCAATACCCCTAACCGCATGGCCCAACATGTTTATAATGGACTGGCCGGACTTTGGCTGGTGGAAGATGAGGTAAGCAAAGGACTGCCGTTGCCCAATCATTACGGAGTGGATGATTTTCCGGTGATTATCCAGGATAAACGGCTGGATAATTTCGGCGCGCCAGTGTACGACCCGCCCTCCAGCGGCGGCTTTCTCGGCGATACCTTATTGACCAACGGCGTGCAAAGCCCGTTCCTTGAAGTCTCCCGCGGCTGGGTGCGGCTGCGGTTGATCAACGCGTCCAATGCCCGCAGCTACCGGCTGCAGCTCAGCGACGGCCGGTCAATGCAGGTGGTGGCCGGCGACCAGGGCTTTTTACCGGCGCCGGTTGCGGTGACCCAATTGTCACTGGTGCCCGGCGAGCGCCGTGAAATCCTCATTGATATGTCGAAAGGGGAAGAAGTGTCCATTACCGTCGGTGCCGCGGCGGGCCTGATGGACAGGGTCCGGGGCTTTTTTGAGCCTTCGACCATATTGATTTCCACCGTGGTCTTGACCTTGAAGCCAACCGGCCTGCTGCCGCTGGTGACGGATAATTTGCCCATGCGCCTGCTGCCGGATCAGTTCGTGGACGGCAATATCAGCCGCACCCGCGAGTTCCGTCTGGGAGGGAGCCTGCCGGGAATCAACGGCGCCCTCTGGGACATGAACCGCACGGATTTCCAGGCGCTGCAGGGCAGTTTTGAACGGTGGATAATCTATGCCGATACGCCGCAGCCCTTTCATATCCAGGGCGTAGCGTTTTTGATCAAACGGGTTAACGGCAACGCGCCGCTGCCGGAAGATCAGGGCTGGAAGGATACGGTTTGGGTGGAGACCGAAATAGAGCTGATGGTCTGGTATCCCCAGGTCTCCTCGGATCATTTCCCCTTTATGTATTATAACCAGGTCCTGGAACTGGCCGACCGCGGCTGCGCCGGCCAGTTTACCGTGCAAACTTCCTCATAA
- a CDS encoding DedA family protein — MGVLHEIVRALWQQDFAALANPRVIWVVYCVIFTMLFLENGLLPASFLPGDSLLLLSGAMVAKGVMSFVPTLLVLTAAAGLGCWFSYLQGRWLGDTRIVRSWLLHLPAHYHQRAYTMFNRHGLMALLVGRFLAFVRTLLPTIAGISGLSNTRFQLFNWLSALIWVSALLTLGYSLSHMPLLKHHEDQVMMILMVLPLILLCSGLVGTLLLLWRKRKIKDTA; from the coding sequence ATGGGTGTATTACATGAGATTGTCCGCGCACTTTGGCAACAGGATTTTGCCGCATTAGCCAACCCGCGGGTAATTTGGGTGGTCTATTGCGTAATATTCACGATGTTGTTCTTGGAAAATGGACTACTGCCGGCCTCATTTTTACCTGGTGACAGTTTATTATTGCTTTCCGGCGCCATGGTGGCGAAAGGGGTAATGAGTTTTGTTCCCACGCTGCTGGTTCTCACCGCCGCCGCGGGCCTGGGCTGCTGGTTCAGTTATCTACAGGGGCGCTGGCTGGGTGACACCCGAATTGTCAGAAGCTGGCTGCTCCATCTGCCCGCCCATTATCATCAACGCGCCTACACCATGTTCAACCGCCACGGGCTGATGGCGCTGCTGGTGGGCCGCTTTTTGGCCTTTGTCCGCACCCTGCTGCCGACCATCGCCGGTATTTCCGGACTGAGCAATACCCGCTTTCAGCTTTTCAATTGGCTGAGCGCGCTGATATGGGTCAGCGCCTTGCTGACGCTGGGGTACTCCTTAAGCCATATGCCATTGCTGAAACACCATGAAGATCAGGTCATGATGATCCTGATGGTGTTGCCGCTGATATTGCTGTGCAGCGGGCTGGTGGGAACGCTGTTGCTGCTCTGGCGTAAACGCAAGATAAAAGATACCGCCTGA